One genomic segment of Pedosphaera parvula Ellin514 includes these proteins:
- a CDS encoding serpin family protein, which produces MYKNLTLLGILTGLMFASLPIKSEPTNAVPDLVRGNNAFAFDLYGKLKSRDGNLFFSPLSISTSLGMAYAGARGETEKQMAQTLHFGTNQNQLHAQFSQLLSDFDEKGLEKLLRNSTPEDAQIANAIYVQKGQPLSQGFQNIVTQSYHAFVKQVDFRTEKVSACKEINEWVSDKTSGKIREIVQPRDLDDLTQIALVNTVHFKGGWMFRFYPASTTQQPFTIAQGESKDVRMMHKNEGFPYYQDEDLQATELFYTEGQFSMLILLPRKQDGLKALEAKLSAETLMHLTSGMRGRHVDVFIPKFKLSFGAELSECLKTMGMQKAFSAHDADFSGMDGARDLHISAVFHKAVADVNEDGTEAAASSVHMMSNGMDLDPPPTFRADHPFIFLIRERKSGSILFMGRVIDPTK; this is translated from the coding sequence ATGTATAAGAACCTAACCCTGCTAGGGATTTTGACTGGTTTGATGTTCGCCAGTTTGCCGATCAAATCTGAACCCACGAATGCTGTTCCGGACCTCGTGCGAGGAAACAACGCCTTTGCCTTCGATCTGTATGGGAAACTAAAGTCCCGCGATGGCAATCTCTTCTTCTCGCCCCTCAGCATTTCAACATCTTTGGGAATGGCCTATGCCGGCGCTCGTGGCGAAACCGAAAAGCAAATGGCACAGACGTTGCACTTTGGTACAAATCAGAACCAGCTTCATGCACAGTTCAGCCAACTGCTGAGTGACTTTGACGAAAAGGGTTTGGAAAAGCTGCTGAGAAACTCAACACCAGAGGATGCACAGATTGCCAACGCGATTTATGTCCAAAAGGGCCAGCCACTTTCCCAAGGATTTCAGAATATCGTTACCCAATCATACCATGCCTTCGTCAAACAGGTAGATTTCCGCACCGAAAAGGTCTCTGCCTGCAAGGAAATCAACGAATGGGTTTCGGACAAAACCTCGGGCAAAATTAGAGAAATAGTACAACCCCGAGACTTGGACGATTTGACGCAAATCGCCCTCGTTAACACCGTTCACTTCAAAGGTGGGTGGATGTTTCGGTTCTATCCAGCCTCAACCACTCAACAGCCCTTCACCATTGCTCAAGGCGAAAGCAAGGACGTGAGAATGATGCATAAAAATGAGGGCTTTCCCTACTACCAGGACGAAGACCTTCAGGCAACGGAACTGTTTTATACGGAAGGACAGTTCTCGATGCTCATCTTACTGCCCCGGAAGCAAGATGGTCTCAAGGCATTGGAAGCAAAGCTGAGCGCCGAAACGTTGATGCATCTCACCTCCGGCATGCGAGGGCGACATGTGGATGTATTCATTCCTAAATTCAAACTGAGTTTTGGGGCAGAACTTTCTGAATGCTTAAAAACCATGGGCATGCAAAAGGCCTTTAGCGCACATGATGCCGATTTCTCAGGCATGGATGGAGCCAGAGATCTTCATATTTCCGCTGTATTTCACAAGGCGGTCGCCGATGTAAACGAAGACGGAACCGAAGCCGCCGCTTCGTCTGTTCATATGATGTCAAACGGAATGGATTTAGATCCTCCGCCGACTTTTCGAGCCGATCATCCCTTTATATTCCTGATCCGTGAGAGGAAATCCGGCAGCATTTTGTTCATGGGCCGGGTCATTGATCCTACGAAGTAA
- a CDS encoding serpin family protein: protein MKNAFKSLFNVLVTTGALIMALPIKAESTNNVPKLVQGNNTFAFDLYSRVNAGKENENLCFSPYSISTCLAMTYAGARGETELQMAKALHFTTNQAQLHAGFATLQKQLNEAEKQQGIKLNVANALWAQQGHPFLPAFLQIAQQNYDARVNQVDFRTQSESARKEINDWVSKKTNGKIEEIIPSGALDAMTKLVLVNAIYFKGQWATQFNKSRTAPADFSISSSQKVQAQLMNLKSRFKFADRGNFQLLEMPYKGNELSMVVLLPKEVEGTQKLESMLHPKELSDWLSQAASPEVNVFLPKFKINAGFELGQPLAAMGMTDAFTAKADFSGMDGTRDLFISSVIHKAFVEVNEEGTEAAAATGITMSRTAAVHAPPTFRADHPFLFLIRDMKSGSILFMGRVTDPTK, encoded by the coding sequence ATGAAGAATGCTTTTAAAAGCCTATTCAATGTCTTGGTAACCACAGGAGCGCTCATCATGGCTTTACCAATCAAAGCAGAATCCACAAACAACGTTCCGAAGCTCGTCCAAGGAAACAACACTTTTGCCTTTGACCTTTACTCCCGCGTCAATGCCGGCAAGGAAAATGAAAATCTCTGCTTCTCTCCGTATAGCATTTCCACCTGCCTGGCCATGACTTACGCGGGAGCGCGTGGGGAAACGGAACTACAGATGGCCAAAGCCCTTCATTTCACCACCAATCAGGCTCAACTCCACGCTGGATTTGCGACTCTTCAGAAGCAATTGAACGAAGCGGAGAAGCAGCAAGGCATCAAATTGAATGTGGCCAATGCCTTGTGGGCGCAACAGGGGCATCCTTTCCTTCCGGCTTTTCTCCAAATCGCGCAGCAAAACTATGATGCACGGGTGAACCAAGTTGATTTTCGCACCCAAAGTGAATCCGCCCGCAAGGAAATCAACGATTGGGTCTCCAAAAAAACCAACGGCAAGATTGAGGAGATCATCCCCTCCGGTGCGCTGGACGCAATGACGAAGCTGGTCCTTGTAAACGCCATTTACTTCAAAGGTCAATGGGCAACGCAGTTTAACAAGAGCAGGACGGCCCCGGCTGATTTTTCGATTTCATCCAGCCAAAAAGTTCAGGCACAGCTGATGAACCTGAAATCCCGGTTCAAATTCGCTGACCGCGGCAACTTCCAGCTTTTGGAAATGCCTTACAAAGGAAATGAACTTTCGATGGTGGTTTTATTGCCCAAGGAGGTCGAAGGGACTCAGAAGTTGGAATCCATGCTGCATCCGAAGGAGCTGAGCGATTGGCTGTCTCAAGCCGCAAGCCCGGAGGTCAATGTGTTCCTGCCCAAATTCAAAATCAACGCAGGATTCGAGCTTGGTCAACCGCTTGCGGCCATGGGCATGACCGATGCTTTTACCGCCAAAGCCGATTTCTCGGGCATGGATGGCACCCGCGATCTTTTTATTTCCTCGGTGATTCATAAAGCCTTTGTGGAGGTCAATGAAGAGGGAACCGAAGCCGCGGCAGCAACTGGCATCACGATGTCGAGAACCGCAGCAGTGCACGCGCCACCCACCTTCCGCGCCGATCATCCGTTTCTTTTTCTCATTCGTGACATGAAATCCGGCAGCATTTTGTTCATGGGCCGGGTCACTGATCCCACGAAGTAA
- a CDS encoding sugar O-acetyltransferase, with product MEKSELQKMLDGELYVANDPQLIEMRLQARELFTRYNQMRYADKAGRQELLAELFGEVGESTDIQAPFYCDYGCHIFAGPNLFMNFGCVVLDCARVTLGRNVSMGPNVQIYTAYHPLNAAERIKGPELAAPIWIGDNVWIGGSSIICPGVKIGENTTIGAGSVVTKDMPANVFVAGNPCRVIREI from the coding sequence ATGGAAAAATCAGAACTGCAAAAAATGCTGGATGGGGAGCTCTACGTGGCGAACGATCCGCAGCTAATCGAAATGCGGTTGCAGGCGAGGGAATTGTTTACGCGATATAATCAGATGAGGTATGCGGACAAGGCGGGAAGGCAGGAGCTATTGGCGGAGCTTTTTGGTGAGGTGGGTGAGAGCACGGATATTCAGGCGCCATTCTACTGCGATTATGGCTGCCACATCTTTGCAGGGCCAAATCTGTTTATGAATTTTGGCTGTGTGGTGCTGGATTGCGCGAGGGTCACGTTGGGAAGGAATGTGTCGATGGGGCCGAATGTGCAGATCTACACGGCTTATCATCCTTTGAATGCGGCTGAGCGAATCAAGGGGCCGGAACTCGCTGCGCCGATCTGGATTGGAGACAATGTCTGGATCGGTGGAAGCTCGATTATTTGTCCGGGAGTTAAGATTGGCGAAAACACCACAATTGGTGCGGGAAGCGTGGTGACGAAAGATATGCCAGCAAACGTGTTTGTAGCGGGGAATCCTTGTCGGGTGATCAGGGAGATTTGA
- a CDS encoding HEAT repeat domain-containing protein — translation MRRRTVAIALLTIFGMVTAKVRYFAARSLAEPNGNSQPAIPALIQSLQDKNEFVRMAAAFALGKFGRGAASTRSALLPLLKDPNTDVRACANSPSNKSTQTKLSYRRKNDGWLWKPLAFANSLLKLNPQSGMNLQFIRCYPRRWPGVI, via the coding sequence ATGAGGCGCCGGACCGTAGCCATTGCATTGTTAACCATCTTTGGGATGGTGACCGCCAAGGTGCGATACTTCGCCGCTCGCTCTCTCGCTGAGCCTAATGGAAATTCCCAACCCGCCATTCCCGCCCTCATCCAATCTCTTCAGGACAAAAATGAATTTGTCCGCATGGCTGCTGCCTTTGCCTTGGGCAAATTCGGCAGAGGCGCAGCAAGCACCAGATCTGCCCTCTTGCCGCTGTTAAAAGACCCTAACACTGACGTCCGCGCCTGTGCAAACTCGCCCTCCAACAAATCGACGCAGACGAAATTGTCATACAGGCGAAAAAATGACGGCTGGCTCTGGAAACCACTGGCCTTTGCCAATTCTTTACTAAAACTTAATCCCCAAAGTGGAATGAATCTGCAATTCATTCGGTGTTACCCCCGCCGCTGGCCGGGTGTCATATAA
- a CDS encoding TIGR00730 family Rossman fold protein codes for MDFKRVCVYCGSSSGARQSYEHAAEAMGKALAGRGIELVYGGGRVGLMGTIANAVLEAGGNVIGVIPEALVAKEVAHLGLKDLRVVQSMHERKAVMVNLSDAFIALPGGFGTLEEFCEVLTWAQLGEHRNPHGLLNVDGFYDGFLKFLDHAVTEKFIRSVHRELVITEKDPEKLLDLLTEARLPDLDKWIDLEQT; via the coding sequence ATGGACTTCAAACGGGTTTGCGTCTATTGCGGGTCGAGCAGCGGGGCACGGCAATCCTACGAGCATGCCGCCGAGGCGATGGGTAAAGCACTGGCGGGACGGGGAATAGAACTGGTTTACGGCGGCGGAAGGGTTGGCCTGATGGGAACGATTGCCAATGCGGTTTTGGAAGCGGGCGGAAATGTTATTGGTGTCATCCCGGAGGCGCTCGTAGCCAAAGAAGTGGCGCACCTTGGGCTAAAGGACTTGCGCGTGGTGCAATCGATGCACGAACGAAAGGCGGTGATGGTAAACCTATCCGATGCCTTCATCGCGTTGCCGGGAGGGTTTGGAACATTGGAGGAATTTTGCGAAGTGCTGACCTGGGCGCAACTTGGAGAGCATCGCAACCCGCATGGATTATTAAATGTGGATGGATTTTATGATGGCTTTCTTAAATTCCTGGATCATGCGGTGACGGAGAAGTTTATCCGCTCCGTGCATCGGGAGCTGGTGATCACGGAAAAAGATCCGGAGAAGTTGTTGGATTTATTGACCGAGGCAAGACTGCCTGATTTGGATAAATGGATTGATCTGGAGCAGACGTGA
- a CDS encoding MbnP family protein, with translation MKKPPSSQISNAVRSFATFLSGCLLFIWSLGYVASAPNPTRNLHIQISPSYNSLPLSFDSFSLTNASGQTLSVTRLDLLLSDFAFRGVDGTWVQPTNSQAFISLHENLSDFELKNLPTGTYDRIRFHIGLHPAINHSNPAQYAPHHPLNPNLNGMHWGWTGGYVFFAWEGAWQTSDGKLSGYSFHLGNDPMLMTAEVPVNLSLEQDQNLTLAFNLNDLLNFKMSEDTSTTHSRAGDELAARLKQKMEGAFTASITKGPAHNPAPAPVAAVNPAPDGQTASKATPYRFTISSQFPIPDLPHDNPLTEEGVELGHQLFNEKLLSINNSQSCASCHRAEAAFADRGQRASAGAEGKMGTRNAMPIFNLAWKKSFFWDGRAASLREQALKPIENPIEMHESAANAVKKLASTRLYPLLFERAFGTPEITSDRLARAFEQFLLSQVSFNSRFDRALEGKETFTDEEKRGFELFMTEYDPRRGQFGADCFHCHSGPFFSTHGFANNGLDSTFQDLGRYEVTHNEADKARFAVPSLRNVELTGPYMHDGRFKTLEEVIEHYSTGMQRSVTLDPNLAKHPDGGVPLSPADKKALVISFPNK, from the coding sequence ATGAAAAAACCGCCGTCATCTCAAATAAGTAACGCAGTAAGAAGTTTTGCCACCTTCCTTTCCGGATGCCTCCTGTTCATCTGGAGCCTTGGCTACGTCGCCTCGGCTCCAAATCCCACCCGCAATTTGCACATCCAAATCAGCCCCAGCTACAACTCACTGCCACTCTCTTTCGACTCCTTCTCCCTGACCAATGCCAGCGGCCAAACGCTGTCAGTAACGCGACTGGATTTGCTGCTCTCAGATTTTGCTTTCCGTGGCGTCGATGGAACCTGGGTTCAACCAACCAATTCCCAAGCCTTCATCAGTCTTCACGAGAATCTTTCGGACTTTGAACTCAAAAATCTTCCGACCGGCACTTACGACCGCATCCGCTTTCACATCGGCCTCCACCCGGCGATCAATCATTCCAACCCGGCCCAGTATGCTCCCCATCATCCCCTCAATCCCAACCTAAATGGAATGCATTGGGGCTGGACCGGCGGTTATGTCTTCTTTGCCTGGGAAGGTGCTTGGCAAACCTCTGATGGCAAACTCAGCGGTTATTCGTTTCACCTCGGCAATGATCCCATGCTGATGACGGCCGAGGTCCCCGTAAATCTAAGTTTAGAGCAGGATCAAAATCTGACCCTTGCCTTTAATTTAAATGACCTGCTGAACTTCAAAATGTCGGAAGACACCTCCACCACACATTCGCGCGCTGGAGACGAATTGGCAGCCCGGTTGAAGCAAAAAATGGAAGGTGCCTTCACCGCATCGATTACGAAAGGCCCGGCTCACAACCCTGCTCCCGCACCCGTTGCTGCCGTCAACCCTGCTCCCGATGGCCAAACTGCCTCGAAAGCCACTCCCTATCGTTTCACGATCTCTTCCCAATTTCCCATTCCAGATCTTCCGCATGATAATCCACTTACGGAAGAAGGCGTTGAACTCGGCCATCAACTGTTCAACGAGAAACTGCTCTCCATCAACAACTCGCAATCCTGTGCCTCGTGTCATCGGGCGGAAGCTGCCTTTGCCGATCGCGGCCAGCGCGCCAGCGCCGGTGCCGAGGGCAAAATGGGAACTCGCAACGCCATGCCCATTTTCAATCTTGCCTGGAAAAAATCTTTTTTTTGGGATGGCCGCGCCGCTTCGCTCCGTGAGCAGGCCCTCAAGCCGATTGAGAATCCAATCGAAATGCACGAATCTGCAGCCAACGCTGTTAAAAAACTCGCCAGCACCAGGCTCTATCCGCTGCTCTTCGAGCGCGCATTCGGTACTCCTGAAATCACCAGTGACCGCCTGGCACGCGCCTTCGAGCAATTTCTCCTTTCCCAGGTTTCATTCAACTCCCGGTTTGATCGGGCCTTGGAAGGAAAGGAAACTTTTACTGACGAAGAGAAACGAGGCTTCGAATTGTTCATGACGGAATACGATCCGCGGCGGGGCCAGTTCGGAGCCGATTGTTTCCATTGCCACAGCGGCCCGTTCTTTTCCACGCACGGCTTTGCCAACAATGGCCTGGATTCAACCTTCCAGGACCTTGGCCGTTACGAAGTGACTCATAATGAAGCCGATAAAGCCAGGTTCGCTGTTCCCTCTCTCCGCAACGTCGAACTCACCGGGCCATACATGCACGACGGTCGCTTCAAAACTCTGGAAGAAGTGATCGAACACTACAGCACGGGAATGCAACGGAGCGTCACCTTGGACCCCAATCTCGCGAAGCATCCCGATGGCGGCGTTCCTTTAAGTCCAGCCGACAAAAAAGCTCTTGTCATTTCCTTTCCGAACAAGTAA
- a CDS encoding serpin family protein: MYKNLTLLGILTGVMFASVPVKSETTNAIPELVQENNAFALELYGKLKSKEGNLFFSPYSVSTCLGMAYAGARGETEKQMAKTLHFSTNQAALHTGFGELQKELNKKPGVTLKVANALLAQKGMPFSKEFLDCLNKTYQADAMRFDFGTQAQLASDELNGWVAKKTEGRIQTILQPEALDRAVALVLVNAVYFKGAWATPFSKEVTMPNPFYFGKKGSVTAQMMYQQEHFDYYENPKLKALKLPYAGRKLSMVILLPSARDGLPDLESFITTQSLSSWISQMHDQEVAIQLPKFKMDEEFDLNSTLGEMGLHDAFCSKADFRGMMSSGELHLSKVLHKSFVEVNETETEAAAVTMAGVAFGNTGKPGPKGFFADHPFLFVIRDNGTGSILFMGRVMDPMK, encoded by the coding sequence ATGTATAAGAACCTAACCCTGCTAGGGATTTTGACTGGTGTAATGTTCGCCAGCGTCCCGGTAAAATCAGAAACCACCAATGCCATTCCGGAATTAGTTCAGGAGAATAATGCGTTTGCCCTGGAGCTTTATGGCAAACTCAAATCGAAGGAAGGCAATCTCTTCTTTTCCCCCTACAGCGTATCGACCTGTTTAGGAATGGCCTATGCCGGTGCGCGCGGTGAGACCGAGAAGCAAATGGCAAAGACCCTGCATTTCAGCACGAATCAAGCCGCGTTGCATACAGGCTTTGGTGAATTGCAAAAGGAGTTGAACAAAAAACCGGGCGTTACCCTAAAGGTTGCCAATGCCCTGCTCGCCCAAAAAGGAATGCCTTTTAGCAAGGAATTCCTGGATTGCCTCAATAAAACATATCAAGCGGACGCAATGCGGTTTGATTTCGGCACGCAAGCACAGCTCGCCAGTGATGAGCTAAACGGTTGGGTGGCCAAAAAGACCGAGGGCAGAATTCAGACAATTTTGCAACCGGAAGCACTCGACCGGGCAGTGGCATTAGTACTGGTCAACGCGGTTTACTTTAAAGGAGCATGGGCAACTCCTTTCTCTAAGGAAGTGACCATGCCAAATCCATTCTATTTTGGAAAGAAAGGCTCCGTAACCGCACAAATGATGTATCAGCAGGAACACTTCGACTATTATGAAAATCCAAAGCTAAAAGCCCTTAAGCTGCCGTATGCCGGTCGCAAGCTGTCCATGGTAATTCTGCTTCCTAGCGCCAGAGATGGGCTTCCGGACCTTGAATCCTTCATCACAACGCAAAGTCTTTCCTCTTGGATAAGCCAGATGCACGATCAAGAGGTAGCCATTCAACTACCAAAATTCAAAATGGATGAAGAGTTTGATCTAAACAGCACGCTGGGAGAGATGGGGTTGCACGATGCCTTTTGTTCCAAGGCGGACTTTAGGGGAATGATGAGTTCTGGCGAACTTCACCTTTCGAAGGTGCTGCACAAATCATTCGTGGAGGTGAACGAGACAGAGACCGAAGCGGCAGCGGTTACGATGGCCGGTGTTGCATTTGGCAATACTGGAAAGCCAGGGCCCAAGGGATTCTTTGCCGATCACCCCTTCTTGTTTGTGATTCGCGATAACGGAACAGGCAGCATTCTGTTCATGGGTCGGGTGATGGACCCAATGAAATAG
- a CDS encoding sugar-binding protein codes for MNTNLFYRGVVYSLLIAGFALGSTLTHAADSPIKLAEGVRGLATRAPKEMKIDGDLSEFKDAFCTPVEYFNADQKNRPAQFFYMWDDEAFYAALRTLDEHPANIADDAHLWEGDAVEWYFDPRQDENARSTKWEQGAVHCYWTGLKGTNVQGRFCLRPGYLDAIKKIGVEVAAKRTSVGMDVEFKLPWTNFPGFKPKIGTVIALDAEACYSDGGKRLYRAFAYGSPLSVQQPASLGKIQFVEKMEPQYWKQCAAVQMPIRCDVAWGQPARPMVTGYMALPPNCEEIGKVMFRVMGLDGRKLGEFPGTVETIERIGNFQRARAEWSYDLAAPGAYQLLGMVYDKSGKELGRVAPRMMSVNMTTGY; via the coding sequence ATGAACACGAATCTCTTTTATAGGGGCGTTGTGTATTCACTTCTCATCGCCGGATTTGCCCTCGGCTCAACCTTAACCCACGCTGCTGACTCGCCCATCAAACTAGCTGAGGGCGTGCGCGGCCTGGCGACGCGCGCGCCGAAGGAGATGAAAATTGATGGCGATCTTTCGGAGTTCAAGGATGCCTTCTGCACGCCGGTGGAATATTTCAATGCCGACCAGAAGAATCGACCCGCGCAGTTCTTTTACATGTGGGATGACGAGGCTTTTTATGCCGCGCTGAGAACCTTGGATGAGCATCCGGCCAACATTGCCGATGACGCCCATTTGTGGGAAGGCGATGCGGTGGAATGGTATTTCGACCCTCGCCAGGACGAGAACGCTCGCAGCACGAAGTGGGAACAAGGTGCGGTGCATTGCTATTGGACCGGATTGAAGGGAACGAATGTGCAGGGTCGCTTCTGCCTGCGCCCCGGCTATTTGGATGCGATCAAAAAGATCGGCGTGGAAGTCGCCGCGAAACGTACCAGTGTGGGGATGGATGTGGAATTCAAGCTGCCGTGGACGAATTTTCCGGGATTCAAACCAAAGATAGGCACGGTAATCGCATTGGACGCGGAAGCTTGTTATAGCGATGGCGGGAAGCGGTTGTATCGCGCCTTTGCTTATGGCAGCCCGCTTTCGGTGCAACAACCGGCGAGCCTGGGCAAAATTCAGTTCGTTGAGAAAATGGAGCCGCAGTATTGGAAACAATGCGCTGCGGTTCAGATGCCCATCCGTTGCGACGTGGCGTGGGGCCAGCCTGCGCGTCCCATGGTGACCGGTTACATGGCTTTGCCGCCGAATTGTGAAGAAATCGGCAAGGTAATGTTTCGCGTCATGGGTTTGGACGGCAGGAAATTAGGCGAGTTTCCTGGCACGGTGGAAACCATTGAGAGAATAGGAAATTTCCAACGGGCCAGGGCAGAATGGTCGTATGACCTTGCAGCGCCCGGAGCGTATCAACTTCTTGGAATGGTTTATGACAAATCGGGCAAGGAGCTGGGCCGCGTCGCGCCACGCATGATGAGCGTGAACATGACGACAGGTTATTAA
- a CDS encoding FdhF/YdeP family oxidoreductase, with protein MLKTCKENAAGDPELRRAQSPEERTKARIGHHSEAAAGIPAILKTMQYGVDEMGVDHTVKTLLKINQKDGFDCQSCAWPSPDGKRHMAEFCENGAKAVASEATTRRVTPEFFQKWSLDQLAGQSDHWLNEQGRITHPMILRAGRRYYEPIEWTDAFALIGEELNRLASPDEAAFYTSGRTSNEAAFLYQLFARQFGTNNLPDCSNMCHESSGTALVESIGVGKSTVTFSDFDKTDLIFIIGQNPGTNHPRMLTTLEHAKRNGAKIIAINPLPEVGLMRVKNPNPQEYPNPLTYPVDLVVGKGFKLADLFLQVRVNGDVAVLKGIMKGILEEEDRRPGQVLAHEFIKQYTAGFDDFAADLRRTNWEEIVEQGGVPKDRIVEAAQMMAAAKRMIGCWAMGLTQHKNGVDNVQAAINLLLLGGHMGRPGAGACCIRGHSNVQGDRTMGVWERMPKGFLDVLGREFNFTPPSKHGCDTVDTIKAMHHRAVKVFFAMGGNFLSATPDTCYTAEALRRCRLTAHVSIKLNRAHLVTGEQALILPCLGRSEKDRQAAGEQFVTVEDALNVISSSRGVIEPASPHLLSEPAIVAGLAKATLGKRSTVDWDALVANYDRIRDHISHVIPGFENFNQRIHADIFYLPNAARNRVFKTKTGKANFVVHQIPHHNLKPGEFLMTTIRSHDQFNTTIYGLNDRYRGVYGGRRVVFLNAEDLKEAGLSSGQLVDIISRFNDEQRIACHFQVVPYEIPRRCAATYYPETNVLVPVSSVADKSNTPVYKSIRVVLRSSQQQSA; from the coding sequence ATGTTAAAGACCTGCAAGGAGAACGCCGCGGGTGATCCTGAGTTACGGCGGGCGCAATCCCCTGAAGAAAGAACAAAAGCCAGAATCGGTCACCACTCTGAAGCTGCCGCCGGAATTCCCGCAATTCTCAAGACTATGCAGTACGGCGTTGACGAAATGGGCGTGGATCACACTGTCAAAACGCTCCTTAAAATAAATCAAAAGGATGGCTTTGACTGTCAAAGCTGTGCGTGGCCAAGCCCGGATGGGAAGCGTCACATGGCTGAATTCTGCGAGAATGGGGCCAAGGCAGTCGCATCAGAGGCAACGACACGCCGGGTCACGCCGGAGTTCTTTCAAAAATGGTCGCTGGATCAACTGGCCGGGCAATCCGATCACTGGCTTAACGAGCAGGGGCGCATCACACATCCAATGATTCTGCGGGCAGGCCGGCGTTACTATGAACCGATCGAGTGGACCGATGCCTTTGCGCTCATTGGGGAGGAATTAAACCGGTTGGCTTCACCGGATGAGGCCGCCTTCTACACTTCGGGGCGCACGAGCAACGAAGCCGCTTTTCTCTACCAGCTCTTTGCCCGCCAGTTTGGCACGAACAATCTGCCGGACTGTTCCAACATGTGCCATGAGTCCTCCGGGACTGCCCTGGTTGAGAGCATCGGCGTGGGGAAGTCCACGGTGACGTTCAGCGATTTCGACAAAACGGACCTGATCTTCATCATCGGCCAAAACCCGGGCACCAACCATCCACGCATGTTGACCACGCTTGAACACGCGAAGCGGAACGGTGCAAAAATCATTGCGATCAATCCATTGCCGGAAGTCGGGTTGATGCGTGTCAAGAACCCCAACCCCCAGGAATATCCCAATCCGCTGACCTATCCCGTGGACCTCGTAGTGGGAAAAGGCTTCAAGCTTGCCGACCTTTTCCTGCAAGTGCGCGTCAATGGCGACGTCGCAGTGCTTAAGGGCATCATGAAAGGGATATTGGAAGAGGAGGATCGGCGTCCGGGACAGGTTCTCGCTCATGAGTTCATCAAGCAATATACGGCTGGGTTCGACGACTTTGCCGCCGATCTAAGGCGCACGAACTGGGAGGAGATTGTGGAGCAAGGCGGAGTTCCAAAAGATAGGATTGTTGAGGCGGCTCAAATGATGGCAGCTGCAAAACGCATGATTGGCTGCTGGGCCATGGGGTTGACCCAGCACAAGAACGGTGTCGACAACGTGCAGGCAGCCATCAACCTGCTGCTGCTGGGCGGCCATATGGGAAGGCCGGGTGCTGGTGCTTGTTGCATACGCGGACATTCCAATGTGCAGGGCGACCGGACCATGGGCGTCTGGGAGCGGATGCCCAAGGGATTTCTTGATGTTCTGGGACGGGAGTTCAACTTCACACCGCCATCAAAGCATGGATGCGACACGGTGGATACGATCAAGGCGATGCACCACCGCGCGGTCAAGGTATTCTTTGCCATGGGTGGAAACTTTCTCTCCGCCACACCGGACACCTGTTACACCGCCGAGGCGTTGCGCCGCTGCCGCCTCACGGCCCATGTTTCGATAAAACTGAACCGTGCGCACCTGGTTACCGGAGAACAGGCGCTGATCCTGCCATGCCTTGGCCGGTCGGAGAAGGATCGCCAGGCTGCGGGCGAACAGTTCGTGACGGTCGAGGACGCGTTGAACGTCATCAGTTCATCCCGCGGGGTGATCGAGCCCGCCTCACCCCATCTGCTGAGTGAACCAGCCATCGTGGCCGGATTGGCGAAAGCCACGCTGGGCAAGCGGAGCACCGTGGACTGGGATGCCCTGGTGGCGAATTATGACCGCATCCGTGACCATATCTCGCATGTGATTCCCGGCTTCGAGAATTTCAACCAGCGAATTCACGCTGATATTTTTTACCTGCCCAACGCGGCACGCAATCGCGTGTTCAAAACCAAAACCGGAAAGGCAAATTTTGTCGTGCACCAGATTCCGCACCACAATCTCAAACCGGGTGAGTTCCTGATGACCACAATTCGAAGCCATGACCAATTTAACACCACCATTTACGGGCTCAACGACCGGTACCGTGGAGTCTATGGCGGACGGCGCGTGGTCTTTCTAAATGCGGAGGATCTCAAGGAGGCCGGTCTGAGCTCGGGACAATTGGTCGATATCATCAGCCGCTTCAACGACGAGCAACGAATTGCCTGCCATTTTCAAGTGGTGCCCTACGAAATCCCCAGGCGATGCGCGGCGACCTACTACCCGGAAACGAATGTTCTGGTGCCGGTCAGCAGTGTTGCCGACAAGAGCAACACGCCCGTCTATAAATCAATCCGTGTTGTTTTAAGATCCTCGCAACAACAATCTGCTTGA